In Candidatus Saccharimonadia bacterium, a single genomic region encodes these proteins:
- a CDS encoding phosphoribosyltransferase family protein — translation MYFHDRAEAGDKLADELLNYRYENTAVLALSPGGVVVGEQIARRLHCTLSLLLTSRITAPGDESLVIGTMDQTGGFTYNSMIPAGEMEEYLQDMRSYVEEEKLHQIYKMTSVVGEHGLADPGQLEGRNIIIATDGVKNGLSFDAALHFLTRIRIEKTIAAVPVGPAEVIERLHGLVDELHYLYIPENFFSVGHYYTDEDRVDAEDVMPLIDNVVARWI, via the coding sequence ATGTATTTCCACGACCGAGCCGAGGCTGGCGACAAGCTGGCAGATGAACTGCTGAACTACCGTTACGAGAACACGGCGGTGTTGGCGCTATCCCCGGGCGGGGTGGTGGTGGGTGAGCAAATCGCGCGGCGGCTGCACTGTACGTTGTCGTTGCTGCTGACCTCGCGCATTACGGCGCCGGGGGATGAGAGTCTCGTGATTGGTACTATGGATCAGACCGGGGGATTTACCTACAATTCGATGATTCCGGCGGGAGAAATGGAAGAGTATTTGCAGGATATGCGCTCGTACGTAGAAGAAGAGAAATTGCATCAAATTTACAAAATGACTTCGGTAGTGGGTGAGCACGGTCTGGCTGATCCGGGGCAGCTGGAGGGGCGCAATATTATCATCGCGACCGACGGGGTGAAGAACGGCCTGAGTTTTGACGCCGCGCTGCATTTTTTGACGCGTATCCGGATCGAGAAGACGATTGCGGCGGTGCCGGTGGGGCCGGCGGAGGTGATTGAGCGGCTGCATGGGTTGGTGGACGAGCTGCATTACCTGTATATTCCAGAGAATTTTTTTTCCGTGGGGCATTATTACACGGATGAGGATCGGGTGGACGCCGAGGATGTGATGCCGCTGATCGATAATGTGGTGGCGCGCTGGATATAG
- the def gene encoding peptide deformylase, with protein MTLKDIISIPNPLLRERSKRIGHVDGEIRALAESMITATLDWESSREHEFGAALAAVQVAKPYRLVVIRDDFDDKTNKTFGVFINPEIVKAEGEPTEELEGCLSVKDVYGSVARYPKVKIKALNLDGQPIRVTATGFLARVFQHEIDHTNGIVFVDRIDDPRKLFKLQPDGKFTPLSPLEAPARP; from the coding sequence ATGACCCTCAAAGATATCATCTCCATCCCCAACCCCCTGCTGCGGGAGCGCTCTAAGCGCATCGGCCACGTCGACGGCGAGATTCGCGCGCTCGCCGAAAGCATGATCACGGCCACGCTCGACTGGGAATCAAGCCGCGAACACGAGTTTGGCGCCGCGCTCGCCGCCGTTCAGGTCGCCAAGCCGTACCGCCTCGTCGTCATCCGCGACGACTTCGACGACAAGACCAACAAAACCTTCGGCGTCTTCATCAATCCCGAAATCGTCAAAGCCGAGGGCGAACCCACCGAAGAGCTCGAAGGCTGCCTGAGCGTCAAAGACGTTTACGGCTCAGTCGCCCGCTACCCCAAAGTCAAAATCAAAGCCCTCAATCTCGACGGCCAGCCGATTCGCGTCACCGCCACCGGCTTTCTCGCCCGCGTGTTTCAGCACGAAATCGACCACACCAACGGCATCGTGTTCGTCGACCGCATCGATGACCCCCGCAAGCTCTTCAAACTCCAACCCGACGGCAAATTCACACCCCTAAGCCCGCTCGAAGCGCCGGCCCGGCCATGA
- the priA gene encoding primosomal protein N' yields the protein MESRHYYTITPLAYTGRATAFTYHHDGEILAAGQLVEVPIGPRRVVGIVDATSPHRPSFATKPITRVIDQAPITPDLRELAAWLSRYYAASPASVWSTILPAGLAKTRRSTSNAPAAPTAARGLPASPLTAEQTAALARIRGSHHTAHLVQGVTGSGKTRLYLELAAEALAASRSVIVLVPEITLTHQIVAEFEAAFGNQVLTTHSKLTEAKRHSIWNAAATAAAAGQPRIIVGPRSCLFLPAHQLGLIVIDECHETTYKQDQHPRYHAIPTAAYRARTAGARLVLGSATPGLGELYLAQQGRLEHIYLSTRANNIPLPQAKIIDLREKNVFTLSKFITQPLIAAITATMAAGRQTLLYLNRRGSASSQICGDCGAVSLCPRCNLPLTFHADLLRLICHHCNFRRTADAVCPSCGSANLRLLGGGTKRIEAEVERLWPEARVARLDRDSATLPHIKQVFKQLRAGELDILIGTQMIAKGLDLPAIDTVGVVSADTMLYLPDFTAAEHTYQLISQVSGRTGRGDRPGQIFIQTYTPEHPAIVAAASGAFDHFAAGELAERQALNYPPYVYLLKLTIALPNQAAAVAEATRLATELRRPNLTVIGPAPAFIETQAGKYHWMLIVKAKSRPPLIAIAAGLPSDHWTADLDPVNLL from the coding sequence ATGGAGTCACGACACTACTACACCATTACGCCGCTCGCCTATACCGGCCGCGCGACCGCCTTTACGTATCATCACGACGGCGAAATACTCGCCGCCGGACAACTCGTAGAGGTGCCGATCGGCCCGCGCCGGGTCGTGGGCATTGTCGATGCCACCAGCCCCCACCGCCCCAGCTTTGCCACCAAACCCATCACCCGCGTCATCGATCAAGCGCCGATCACCCCCGATCTGCGCGAGCTAGCCGCGTGGCTCAGCCGCTACTACGCCGCCAGCCCCGCCAGTGTTTGGAGCACCATACTACCCGCTGGCCTGGCCAAAACCCGCCGTTCCACGAGCAATGCCCCCGCGGCCCCAACCGCCGCCCGCGGCCTCCCCGCCTCGCCCCTCACGGCCGAGCAAACCGCCGCGCTCGCCCGCATCCGTGGCTCCCATCACACCGCCCACCTGGTGCAGGGCGTCACCGGCTCGGGCAAAACCCGCCTCTATCTCGAGCTCGCCGCCGAGGCTCTCGCCGCCAGCCGCTCAGTGATTGTGCTCGTGCCCGAGATCACGCTCACCCACCAAATTGTGGCTGAGTTCGAAGCCGCCTTTGGCAATCAGGTGCTCACCACCCATTCCAAGCTCACCGAAGCCAAGCGTCATAGCATCTGGAACGCCGCCGCCACTGCCGCAGCCGCCGGTCAGCCTCGCATCATCGTTGGCCCCCGCAGTTGCCTGTTTTTGCCAGCGCATCAGCTAGGACTCATCGTCATCGACGAGTGCCACGAAACTACCTACAAACAAGACCAGCACCCCCGCTACCACGCCATCCCCACGGCCGCCTACCGCGCCCGCACTGCCGGGGCCCGGCTGGTGCTCGGCTCCGCTACGCCCGGTCTCGGAGAGTTGTATTTGGCCCAACAGGGGCGTCTTGAACACATCTATCTCTCAACTCGCGCCAACAATATTCCTCTACCCCAAGCCAAAATTATCGACCTACGCGAAAAAAATGTATTCACATTGAGCAAATTTATTACTCAGCCACTCATCGCCGCCATCACCGCCACCATGGCGGCCGGCCGCCAAACCTTGCTCTATCTCAATCGCCGCGGCAGCGCCTCTAGCCAAATTTGCGGCGACTGCGGCGCCGTGAGTCTGTGCCCGCGCTGCAACCTGCCGCTCACCTTTCACGCCGACCTCCTGCGGCTCATCTGCCACCATTGCAACTTCCGCCGCACCGCCGACGCCGTGTGCCCCAGCTGCGGCAGCGCCAACCTGCGCCTGCTCGGCGGCGGCACCAAGCGCATCGAGGCCGAAGTCGAGCGACTATGGCCCGAGGCTCGCGTGGCCCGTCTCGACCGCGACAGTGCCACGCTGCCGCATATCAAACAGGTCTTCAAGCAACTCCGCGCCGGAGAGCTCGACATCCTCATCGGCACCCAAATGATCGCCAAAGGCCTCGACCTGCCTGCCATCGACACGGTGGGGGTTGTATCGGCCGACACCATGCTCTACCTCCCCGACTTCACCGCCGCCGAGCACACCTACCAGCTCATCAGCCAGGTGTCGGGGCGCACCGGCCGCGGCGATCGGCCGGGCCAAATCTTCATCCAAACCTACACCCCCGAGCACCCCGCCATCGTGGCCGCCGCTTCCGGCGCGTTCGACCACTTTGCCGCCGGCGAGCTCGCCGAACGCCAGGCCCTAAACTACCCCCCCTATGTTTACCTACTCAAGCTCACCATCGCCCTGCCCAATCAGGCGGCGGCCGTCGCCGAAGCCACCCGCCTCGCCACCGAGCTACGCCGGCCAAACCTCACCGTCATTGGCCCAGCACCCGCCTTTATCGAAACCCAAGCCGGCAAATACCACTGGATGCTCATCGTCAAAGCCAAATCCCGCCCCCCACTCATCGCTATCGCCGCCGGCCTGCCCTCCGACCATTGGACCGCCGATTTGGACCCCGTCAACCTCCTCTAG
- the secD gene encoding protein translocase subunit SecD gives MSLRLKLGLIVALAVVTAVLTLPREDAVLRALGLKNAKLSVKQGLDLQGGAQLVFQADLSKTPSAQRQAAVDSLITVITKRANFGGTSEVIVQRQGSDKVSVSLPGVKDVNEAIDRIGKTADLEFLEVNAADNSTVPTGLSGKDVDSASADYDPQRAQPVVRLKLKGGDATRRFGDLTTKLSQSKNLLLTMLDGQPTFGPATTEPITDGTAILSGNLDVKEAKKIADEITAGALPVPVTLVEQRSVGPTLGKESVRASVVAGVIGLGVVALFMLSYYRLAGLLAVLALGVYTTITITLYKLSALLPGYTIVLTLAGIAGFILSIGMAVDANILIFERLKEELRAGKSFVAAVEAAFDRAWMSIRDSNVSTLITCVILFMTSSATPIIRGFAVTLGLGVLVSLFTAVVVSRTLLRLVIRQPWGRKPAWYGVRVSEEQK, from the coding sequence ATGAGTTTACGCTTGAAGTTGGGACTAATAGTGGCGCTGGCCGTTGTGACGGCGGTGTTGACGTTGCCGCGAGAAGACGCGGTGCTTCGGGCGTTGGGCCTTAAGAACGCGAAGCTGAGCGTTAAGCAGGGGCTGGATTTGCAGGGCGGTGCCCAGCTGGTGTTTCAGGCTGATCTGAGTAAAACGCCGTCGGCGCAGCGTCAGGCGGCGGTGGATTCGCTCATCACCGTGATCACGAAGCGCGCCAACTTCGGCGGTACGAGTGAGGTGATTGTGCAGCGCCAGGGGAGCGACAAGGTGAGCGTGAGTCTGCCGGGCGTGAAGGACGTGAATGAGGCGATTGATCGCATTGGCAAGACCGCCGATCTGGAATTTTTGGAAGTGAATGCGGCCGATAATTCGACGGTGCCGACGGGTCTGTCGGGCAAAGATGTGGATAGCGCCTCGGCCGATTACGACCCGCAGCGGGCGCAGCCGGTGGTGCGGCTCAAACTCAAGGGCGGCGATGCTACGCGGCGGTTTGGTGATCTCACGACCAAGCTGAGCCAAAGCAAGAACCTGCTCTTGACCATGCTCGATGGTCAGCCGACGTTTGGCCCGGCGACCACTGAGCCGATTACTGACGGCACGGCGATTTTGTCGGGTAACCTTGATGTGAAAGAGGCCAAGAAAATCGCCGATGAGATCACGGCCGGGGCCTTGCCGGTGCCGGTGACGTTGGTGGAGCAGCGCTCGGTGGGGCCGACATTGGGCAAGGAGTCGGTGCGGGCGTCGGTGGTGGCGGGCGTGATCGGCTTGGGCGTGGTGGCGTTGTTTATGCTGTCGTATTACCGGCTGGCCGGGCTGCTGGCGGTGCTGGCGCTGGGTGTGTATACCACGATCACCATTACGCTCTACAAGCTCAGTGCTTTGCTGCCGGGTTATACGATCGTGCTGACCCTGGCGGGTATCGCGGGCTTTATTTTGAGTATTGGTATGGCGGTGGACGCTAACATTTTGATTTTTGAACGCCTGAAAGAAGAGCTGCGGGCGGGTAAGAGTTTTGTGGCGGCGGTGGAGGCGGCGTTTGACCGGGCGTGGATGAGTATTCGTGACTCGAATGTGTCGACGCTCATTACGTGTGTGATTTTGTTTATGACGTCGTCGGCTACGCCGATTATTCGCGGGTTTGCGGTGACGCTGGGCCTCGGGGTGCTTGTGTCGCTGTTTACGGCAGTGGTGGTGAGCCGGACGCTATTGCGGCTGGTGATTCGGCAGCCTTGGGGTCGTAAGCCGGCGTGGTACGGTGTGCGCGTGTCGGAGGAGCAGAAATGA
- the infB gene encoding translation initiation factor IF-2 translates to MLEKTPQTPEPITVPEIIGVGEFASRLGLPVTRVIGELMKNGVMATINEQIDFDTAAIIGAELGFEVVAEVVEAEAAPEREKLAAGEGESRPPIVAVMGHVDHGKTSLLDAIRSAHVADKEAGGITQHIGAYQVKRGERWITFIDTPGHEAFSALRQHGARMTDVAIIVVAADDGVKPQTKEAIRHAQEAGVQLVVAVNKIDKEGADPIRVRQELSELGLVAEEWGGTTVMVDVSAKAGTNIDKLLDVVLLVADIEDPRARPDGAAEGVIIESHLDAGKGPVATVLVRNGTLSTGDYLVAGGTYAKVRSLGDFRGKRIVSAHPGMPAVVAGFKAVPSFGDFFRAVESEKAAREAASAVLRREQSKSLGVKKIDATQLTAAITAGNIQELNVVMKADTQGSLESLLESLEALRNAEVAVKVVSSAVGDISESDVAFAKTAGAVLIGFNVSLSSGLKALANRERVQVRLYKVIYELTDDLREALGQMLAPEVIETVVGELEIKGVFKTTKASVVCGGTVTSGRIEPKLKLRIKRSGEVQGEGVLETLQKEKQAAKEVVEGETCGMSVATSAAIEMGDTLEFYTVETKARTL, encoded by the coding sequence ATGCTGGAAAAAACTCCCCAGACCCCAGAACCGATTACCGTTCCCGAGATTATCGGGGTGGGGGAGTTTGCGTCGCGGCTGGGGCTGCCGGTGACGCGCGTGATCGGCGAGTTGATGAAAAATGGCGTGATGGCCACGATCAACGAGCAGATTGATTTTGATACGGCGGCGATCATCGGCGCTGAGCTGGGATTTGAGGTGGTGGCTGAGGTGGTGGAGGCTGAGGCGGCGCCTGAGCGCGAGAAGCTGGCCGCCGGCGAAGGCGAGTCGCGGCCACCGATCGTGGCGGTGATGGGGCATGTGGACCACGGCAAGACCTCGCTGCTCGATGCGATTCGTAGCGCGCACGTGGCCGACAAAGAGGCTGGGGGTATCACGCAGCACATTGGCGCGTATCAGGTGAAGCGCGGTGAGCGGTGGATTACCTTCATCGACACGCCGGGCCACGAGGCGTTTTCGGCCTTGCGACAGCATGGTGCGCGCATGACCGATGTGGCGATCATTGTGGTGGCGGCTGATGACGGCGTGAAGCCGCAGACCAAAGAGGCGATTCGCCACGCCCAAGAGGCCGGCGTGCAGCTGGTGGTGGCGGTGAACAAGATCGACAAAGAGGGCGCCGACCCGATTCGGGTGCGCCAGGAATTATCTGAGCTGGGGCTGGTGGCCGAAGAGTGGGGTGGTACGACGGTGATGGTGGACGTGTCGGCCAAGGCCGGTACCAACATCGACAAGCTTCTTGATGTGGTGCTCCTGGTGGCGGACATTGAAGACCCGCGAGCGCGTCCGGACGGTGCGGCTGAGGGTGTAATTATTGAATCGCATTTGGACGCTGGCAAGGGGCCGGTGGCGACGGTGCTGGTGCGCAACGGTACCTTGAGCACGGGGGATTATTTGGTGGCTGGCGGCACGTACGCCAAAGTGCGCAGCTTGGGCGATTTTCGGGGCAAGCGGATCGTGAGTGCGCATCCTGGCATGCCGGCGGTGGTGGCTGGGTTTAAGGCTGTGCCATCGTTTGGTGACTTTTTTCGGGCTGTGGAGAGCGAAAAAGCGGCACGCGAGGCGGCGTCGGCAGTATTGCGGCGCGAGCAGAGCAAGAGCTTGGGGGTGAAGAAAATTGACGCGACGCAGCTGACGGCGGCGATCACGGCTGGTAATATCCAAGAGCTCAATGTGGTGATGAAGGCTGATACTCAGGGCTCGCTGGAGTCGTTGCTCGAGAGCCTGGAAGCTCTGCGCAACGCCGAGGTGGCAGTGAAGGTGGTGAGCTCAGCCGTGGGTGATATTTCGGAGAGCGATGTGGCGTTTGCCAAGACGGCGGGAGCGGTGCTCATTGGCTTTAATGTGAGCCTGAGCTCGGGGCTCAAGGCGCTGGCCAATCGCGAGCGGGTGCAAGTGCGCCTGTATAAAGTGATTTACGAACTCACCGACGATTTGCGCGAAGCGCTGGGCCAGATGTTGGCGCCGGAGGTGATCGAGACCGTGGTGGGCGAGCTCGAGATCAAGGGCGTATTTAAGACTACCAAGGCCAGCGTGGTGTGCGGTGGTACGGTGACGAGCGGCCGGATCGAGCCCAAGCTGAAGCTGCGGATTAAGCGTAGCGGCGAGGTGCAGGGCGAAGGTGTGCTTGAGACGCTGCAAAAGGAAAAGCAGGCGGCCAAAGAGGTGGTAGAGGGCGAGACGTGCGGTATGAGCGTGGCCACCAGTGCGGCCATCGAGATGGGTGATACCCTCGAATTTTACACGGTTGAAACTAAAGCGCGGACGCTGTAG
- a CDS encoding S1 RNA-binding domain-containing protein, with the protein MAQTTEMTMEQLLAEAPVAGMAAGDVVEGTVIAAEKHEVWLDLGARGTGLVVGREIEHSQDIKPGDVISASVLDPEDDRGYAILSLKKVAKEKGWESLEERFNKGEVFGVTAFDANKGGLLIEVDGIRGFLPVSQLSAENYPRVSGADKDEILHRLNSLVGKQLEVRVLDLNRRDNKLILSEKAAKREDTESKVSKMKVGDVVEGMATGVVDFGIFVNVNGVEGLVHISEIAWDRVDNPASYVKVGDKVSAKIISIDRDKLSLSMKQLIPDPWIKDAAKYQVGDEVEGKITRITPFGAFVQVTPAIEALVHISELSDTHVEDPSTLVKLGETKKFRIIAIDPESHKLSLSLKSHKKADAAGEK; encoded by the coding sequence ATGGCACAAACGACTGAAATGACAATGGAGCAATTGCTCGCGGAGGCTCCGGTGGCCGGTATGGCGGCGGGAGACGTCGTCGAGGGAACGGTCATCGCGGCCGAGAAGCACGAAGTGTGGCTCGATCTGGGCGCGCGGGGCACTGGCCTCGTGGTAGGCCGCGAGATTGAGCATTCGCAGGACATTAAGCCCGGTGATGTTATCTCGGCTTCGGTGCTTGACCCCGAGGACGACCGCGGTTACGCGATCTTGAGCCTCAAGAAGGTGGCGAAGGAGAAGGGCTGGGAAAGCCTGGAAGAGCGCTTTAATAAGGGCGAAGTGTTTGGCGTAACGGCGTTTGACGCCAACAAGGGCGGTCTGCTCATCGAGGTAGACGGCATCCGCGGCTTCTTGCCGGTATCGCAACTTTCGGCCGAGAATTATCCCCGCGTGAGCGGTGCTGATAAGGACGAAATTTTGCATCGCCTCAACTCGCTCGTGGGCAAGCAGCTCGAAGTGCGGGTGCTCGACCTCAACCGCCGCGACAACAAGCTGATTCTTAGCGAGAAGGCGGCCAAGCGTGAGGACACGGAGAGTAAAGTCTCTAAGATGAAGGTTGGTGACGTGGTAGAAGGTATGGCGACCGGCGTGGTCGACTTTGGTATCTTCGTGAACGTCAACGGCGTAGAGGGCCTGGTGCACATCTCCGAGATTGCCTGGGACCGCGTCGACAACCCCGCCAGCTACGTGAAGGTGGGCGACAAAGTCTCGGCCAAAATTATCTCGATCGACCGTGACAAGTTGAGCCTGAGCATGAAGCAGCTCATTCCTGATCCGTGGATCAAGGACGCTGCCAAGTACCAGGTGGGCGATGAAGTGGAAGGCAAGATTACCCGCATCACGCCCTTTGGCGCTTTCGTGCAGGTGACGCCGGCCATTGAGGCGCTGGTGCACATTAGCGAGCTGAGTGATACGCACGTTGAAGATCCGTCGACCCTGGTGAAGCTGGGTGAGACGAAGAAATTCCGCATCATCGCGATCGATCCGGAGTCGCACAAGCTGAGCCTTTCGCTCAAAAGTCACAAAAAAGCCGACGCTGCCGGCGAGAAGTAG
- the fmt gene encoding methionyl-tRNA formyltransferase: MTIPAKHRAPIVFFGTDAFSVPSLVQLIAKGWNIAAVVTKPDSPTGRGQKISEPAVKRLATAAGITVLQPHRVGDIHAELAATKAVIGVVVAYGKLIPPSLLELFPRGLVNIHASLLPRYRGASPIEAAILNGDDETGVTLMQLEAGLDTGPTYDVSKIQLEGTETRPELYERLAELGADLLAIRLPAILEGQVVPIPQNEAEASLVGRLTKADGLIDWTKTAQRLEREVRGYLDWPGSRTHLAGAEVTITAAHTASDSGPAGQSHRTDDGELAVYAATGSLIIDRLKPAGKRDMPARDFLTGHPLT, encoded by the coding sequence ATGACCATCCCGGCCAAACACCGCGCACCGATCGTGTTTTTTGGCACCGACGCGTTTAGCGTACCTTCGCTCGTGCAGCTCATCGCCAAGGGCTGGAATATAGCCGCCGTGGTCACCAAGCCCGACTCGCCCACCGGCCGCGGCCAAAAAATCAGCGAGCCGGCCGTCAAACGCCTAGCCACCGCCGCCGGCATCACCGTACTCCAGCCCCATCGCGTCGGCGACATCCACGCCGAGCTCGCCGCCACCAAGGCCGTCATTGGCGTGGTGGTAGCCTATGGCAAGCTCATCCCTCCGAGTCTCCTCGAGCTCTTTCCGCGCGGCCTCGTCAATATCCACGCCTCCCTGCTGCCCCGCTATCGCGGCGCCTCGCCCATCGAAGCCGCCATCCTAAACGGCGACGACGAGACCGGCGTCACTCTCATGCAGCTCGAAGCTGGCCTCGATACCGGCCCCACCTACGACGTCTCCAAAATTCAGCTCGAAGGCACCGAAACCCGCCCCGAACTCTACGAACGCCTCGCCGAGCTCGGCGCCGACCTGCTCGCCATTCGCCTCCCCGCTATCCTCGAGGGCCAGGTGGTACCTATTCCCCAAAACGAAGCCGAAGCCTCGCTCGTGGGTCGCCTCACCAAAGCCGACGGCCTCATCGACTGGACCAAAACCGCCCAGCGTCTCGAGCGCGAAGTCCGCGGCTACCTCGATTGGCCCGGCAGCCGCACCCACCTCGCCGGCGCCGAGGTCACCATCACCGCCGCGCACACGGCCTCCGATTCCGGACCAGCCGGCCAATCTCACCGCACCGACGACGGCGAGCTAGCCGTCTACGCCGCCACCGGCAGCCTCATCATCGATCGCCTCAAACCAGCCGGCAAACGCGACATGCCCGCCCGCGATTTCCTCACCGGCCACCCGCTGACCTAG
- a CDS encoding ribosome-binding factor A — translation MSQRVAKIESLIQQVVAPELVNALDRDAAAATVTRVDAAPDMRNATVWIGLLGDEAAQDALWVRIERVQSQLQAAVGKRLTTKFVPRLHLERDTGGEYAAKIDRLLRGL, via the coding sequence ATGTCGCAGCGTGTAGCTAAAATAGAGAGTTTGATCCAGCAGGTGGTGGCGCCTGAGCTCGTGAATGCGCTGGATCGCGATGCGGCGGCGGCTACGGTGACGCGGGTGGATGCGGCGCCGGATATGCGCAATGCCACGGTGTGGATCGGGTTGCTGGGCGACGAAGCGGCGCAGGATGCGCTGTGGGTGCGCATTGAGCGAGTGCAGAGCCAGCTACAGGCGGCGGTGGGTAAAAGATTGACGACAAAATTTGTTCCCCGGTTGCATTTGGAGCGTGACACGGGTGGTGAGTATGCCGCCAAGATTGATCGACTGCTACGCGGTTTGTGA